The nucleotide sequence AAAATGATGCCATAGATActcaaaataaaaatgaacacAACGACTAATTGTGTATCACACTATGTTTATCTTTAagaattttatatattacaaaagTGTTCTTgttatacacatatatatatatatatatatatatatatatatatatatatgtatatatatttggaAGCTTATATGGTTACATTCACTgtgtaatttttttttcttcttctttctataatattatatatatattatatatatatatatatatatatatatatatatatatattatggtcctatatttttgtatcgtgttgtattttttgtaatttttttgcatcttttttaaaaataatatttattttattatatatttaatttattttataatttttttttttttttttttcatactttttaattcttatatttttagtGTGCCaattctttctttctttctcTCTTTCTTTCTCTCTTtctttcttatttatatatatttttttttctcatggaaaataaaaaaaattaaaatattatatcacATATATTGTAATAACTTTCAAGTTTTGaataacttttttttatatatttttataacatataagaaaatttgaaaaaaaaaaagttttaaaaggttataattcatatatcATGTTTTCACAAATGAATagaatattaatatatatattataggGTGAAGGAGAAAAACATTATGCTTAAAggaatattaaaaagaaatattattatatatatatatatatatatataagtatttatatatgtttttattttttttttgtattatttaataaatagaatattatattatattatatatataatcaaataattcatgggtaaaaaattatttgaaggataaaaatgaaatcttcagaataaaatatctaggtaaaacatatatttatatatatatatatatatagtatcCATTAGCctaatatctttttttaatatttttaactttatataatatatattatataataaaatactatatattttgtatgtatttgatatatttatttatttttattttctgtATTATGATATGCatattatttgaaatataatataccaaaattttgttttttttttaatcatCTGATTTgctttttaatataatttaaaaagagagaaaataagaaattatGTTCTATaagtacatatattttatatatgtttaaatattatatgctCTTAAGAACGtttggaaaaaaaaaaaaaataaaatatatatatttatatatatatatataacaaaagatataatattatgagACGATGAAAAGTTTTTCTGttgaaaatatttcatcTCAGAATTTGATGAAATCATCAGTTCAAAGGAGTATAAAAGCAACGGtatatttcttttgttttcttttttttatgaaataaNNNNNNNNNNNNNNNNNNNNNNNNNNNNNNNNNNNNNNNNNNNNNNNNNNNNNNNNNNNNNNNNNNNNNNNNNNNNNNNNNNNNNNNNNNNNNNNNNNNNTTAGGAAAAtggtaataaaaaaaaaaaaaaaaaaaaaggaaaataaaataaaataaaataaaattatatatatatatatatgaaatataattataaaatgttcATATGATATGTATAAATTAACCCATATGTGTACgttattttcttttctttttttgaaGTATTAATCACGTTACCATTATTCTTGGAAATAATGAGctcttattttttcaaataagAAATGGACCATGGATACCGAATTTAAAATTAGTACACAAATGTaattatatagaaaataaataaatgaatgaataagtaaataaatacatacataaaataaataaataaataaataaatgaatctctatatatatatatttcctttttaaaGATCCTTTTATGATGCCACAAATACAAGTTGATAAAGGGGCTATAAAACACGTGCTCAGAGGTTCCAACATTATGTGCCCCGGAGTAACTTCTCCTGGAGGGAAACTTGATGATGTTGAAGCAAACACAGTTGTAGTaagtataaaaattataatacataatatatatttatataagtatattttttttttttttttttttttttcgcatatatatttatatttataatttttatagCAAATAAGAGCCGAAGATAAAGAATTTCCTTGTGCTGTAGGAATTACCACCATGTCATCAAAAGAAATGTAAGAATtgttatgtatatatatatatatatatatatatatatatatatatattgtgtTGTTTTAAGagttaaatataatttataaatattatctacatatttatatattcttatttatttatttatttattttgtcctatttattttttcttttgttatagtattgaaataaataaagacATGTGTATTGAGAACatacattatttaaatgatgGATTGTGGAATTTTAAAATAGAAACCTAATCTAATAAATTGTcctatttattttatatgtataattataaattgcaaaatataaaaataaaaataaatcataatGTCAATATGATTAAACGTTAATATGTTTAACcattttacatatattgATTTGTTATATctattctttttttttttaacaatattaaaatattcatatatatatatatatatatatatatatatatatatatatatgttatgtatatgtttgtatatattaataatatcatattacatttttggtatgtaatatattattgtttcTGTATTATATCTTGCATATTGTTACATAAAAtgtaattttataaaaaagttgtttttttatttttttataaataataatttatatatatatatatatatatatatatatatatatataatattccattcattttttattatatattttttttcgaatttcttttttttcttaaatatttaccaactttatataaaatttgtatcttttttatttttctttttaaaaatgaatgctcaaaaaatatgataaaaataaaataaatttaatgaatggaaaatattaaacaaatgcaaatatttaattgtaatacattgaaatatatacaaaatataaatatatatttatttatttaatatatatatatatataattataataagtATGAATAATGCATGTAGTAATGATTATGACGGCGTAGCCTAATGGATAAGGCGTCGGTCTTCGGAACCGAAGATTGCGGGTTCGAGTCCCGTCGTCgttatttaaataaaagaaataaaattagtatttttgtataataataaaattattaataaaataaaatttatatgtttattttaaatgtaatatatttttttattttaataatattataaaaatgtatattgTATGAAcagaatattttatatattagggtaaaaaaataaaattattttaaatattaaattatacaatatatatatgatatatatatatatatatatatatataatatttataatattttctcATGAAATGTATtagttttttattttatttatttaaattttttacaatattTAGATAAACgttttattaattatattattattttgtaatcAATTGATACATAGttataacttttttttaaagatgattaattatatatttaaaaataaaataaaaaaaaaatacaaaaacaaatattatttatggGCAAATAAAATGGAcaattataaaattgtagcacataaaaaaaaagtacatatt is from Plasmodium reichenowi strain SY57 chromosome 5, whole genome shotgun sequence and encodes:
- a CDS encoding cell cycle regulator protein, putative (part of same gene as PRSY57_0528600B~gap found within coding sequence), whose protein sequence is MKSFSVENISSQNLMKSSVQRSIKAT
- a CDS encoding cell cycle regulator protein, putative (part of same gene as PRSY57_0528600A~gap found within coding sequence), producing the protein LGKCINHVTIILGNNELLFFQIRNGPWIPNLKLVHKYPFMMPQIQVDKGAIKHVLRGSNIMCPGVTSPGGKLDDVEANTVVQIRAEDKEFPCAVGITTMSSKEIIEINKDMCIENIHYLNDGLWNFKIET